A single Harpia harpyja isolate bHarHar1 chromosome 6, bHarHar1 primary haplotype, whole genome shotgun sequence DNA region contains:
- the KIN gene encoding DNA/RNA-binding protein KIN17 isoform X1, with amino-acid sequence MGKSDFLSPKAIANRIKSKGLQKLRWYCQMCQKQCRDENGFKCHCMSESHQRQLLLASENPQQFMDYFSEEFRNDFLELLRRRFGTKRVHNNIVYNEYISHREHIHMNATQWETLTDFTKWLGREGLCKVDETPKGWYIQYIDRDPETIRRQQEQERKKKQDLDDEEKTAKFIEQQVRRGLEGKELEKPVYTELSRENEEEKVTFNLNKGASTSIAASSKTSSVLGPNALKMVEGAVKRKESAHSSGQSKEKKKKSALDEIMELEEEKKRTSRRDYWLQPEIVVKIVTKKLGEKYHKKKAVVKEVIDKYTAVVKVIDSGDKLKLDQTHLETVIPAPGKKVMVLNGGYRGNEGILESINEKRFSATIIIDSGPLKGRRVEDIQYEDISKLA; translated from the exons aatgGCTTCAAATGTCATTGCATGTCTGAGTCCCACCAGAGGCAATTGCTGCTGGCTTCTGAAAATCCTCAGCAATTCATGGATTACTTTTCTGA GGAATTCCGAAATGATTTCCTAGAACTGCTCAGGAGGCGATTTG gAACAAAGAGAGTCCACAATAATATTGTGTACAATGAATACATCAGTCATCGAGAACACATCCACATGAATGCCACACAGTGGGAGACACTGACTGATTTTACTAAATGGCTGGGGAGAGAAG GTCTTTGCAAGGTTGATGAGACTCCAAAAGGCTGGTATATTCAATATATTGATAGGGACCCAGAGACTATTCGCAGGCaacaagaacaagagaggaagaagaaacaggacCTTGATGATGAAGAAAAAACTGCTAAATTCATTGAACAGCAAGTTAGAAGAGGTCTGGAGGGGAAAGAACTG GAAAAGCCAGTCTATACTGAACTGAGCAGAGAAaacgaagaagaaaaag ttacatttaatttaaacaaaggAGCAAGTACTTCAATAGCAGCATCTTCTAAAACAAG CAGTGTCCTTGGACCAAATGCACTGAAGATGGTGGAAGGGGCggttaaaagaaaagaatcagcTCATAGCTCTGGTCAGtccaaagagaagaagaagaaatctgcACTGGATGAGATTATGGAG cttgaagaggagaagaaaagaacatCTCGAAGAGACTACTGGTTGCAGCCT GAAATCGTTGTAAAAATTGTAACAAAAAAGCTTGGAGAGAAGTACCACAAGAAGAAGGCAGTTGTTAAG GAAGTGATTGACAAATATACAGCAGTTGTGAAGGTGATTGATTCTGGAGACAAACTGAAGCTTGATCAGACGCATCTGGAAACCGTAATACCTGCACCAG GCAAGAAAGTGATGGTGTTAAATGGTGGTTACAGGGGAAATGAAGGCATCTTGGAATCTATCAATGAAAAGAGGTTTTCAGCGACAATAATCATCGACTCT GGACCTTTAAAAGGACGTCGAGTTGAAGATATCCAGTACGAAGACATTTCCAAACTCGCCTGA
- the KIN gene encoding DNA/RNA-binding protein KIN17 isoform X2 — MGKSDFLSPKAIANRIKSKGLQKLRWYCQMCQKQCRDENGFKCHCMSESHQRQLLLASENPQQFMDYFSEEFRNDFLELLRRRFGTKRVHNNIVYNEYISHREHIHMNATQWETLTDFTKWLGREGLCKVDETPKGWYIQYIDRDPETIRRQQEQERKKKQDLDDEEKTAKFIEQQVRRGLEGKELEKPVYTELSRENEEEKVTFNLNKGASTSIAASSKTSVLGPNALKMVEGAVKRKESAHSSGQSKEKKKKSALDEIMELEEEKKRTSRRDYWLQPEIVVKIVTKKLGEKYHKKKAVVKEVIDKYTAVVKVIDSGDKLKLDQTHLETVIPAPGKKVMVLNGGYRGNEGILESINEKRFSATIIIDSGPLKGRRVEDIQYEDISKLA; from the exons aatgGCTTCAAATGTCATTGCATGTCTGAGTCCCACCAGAGGCAATTGCTGCTGGCTTCTGAAAATCCTCAGCAATTCATGGATTACTTTTCTGA GGAATTCCGAAATGATTTCCTAGAACTGCTCAGGAGGCGATTTG gAACAAAGAGAGTCCACAATAATATTGTGTACAATGAATACATCAGTCATCGAGAACACATCCACATGAATGCCACACAGTGGGAGACACTGACTGATTTTACTAAATGGCTGGGGAGAGAAG GTCTTTGCAAGGTTGATGAGACTCCAAAAGGCTGGTATATTCAATATATTGATAGGGACCCAGAGACTATTCGCAGGCaacaagaacaagagaggaagaagaaacaggacCTTGATGATGAAGAAAAAACTGCTAAATTCATTGAACAGCAAGTTAGAAGAGGTCTGGAGGGGAAAGAACTG GAAAAGCCAGTCTATACTGAACTGAGCAGAGAAaacgaagaagaaaaag ttacatttaatttaaacaaaggAGCAAGTACTTCAATAGCAGCATCTTCTAAAACAAG TGTCCTTGGACCAAATGCACTGAAGATGGTGGAAGGGGCggttaaaagaaaagaatcagcTCATAGCTCTGGTCAGtccaaagagaagaagaagaaatctgcACTGGATGAGATTATGGAG cttgaagaggagaagaaaagaacatCTCGAAGAGACTACTGGTTGCAGCCT GAAATCGTTGTAAAAATTGTAACAAAAAAGCTTGGAGAGAAGTACCACAAGAAGAAGGCAGTTGTTAAG GAAGTGATTGACAAATATACAGCAGTTGTGAAGGTGATTGATTCTGGAGACAAACTGAAGCTTGATCAGACGCATCTGGAAACCGTAATACCTGCACCAG GCAAGAAAGTGATGGTGTTAAATGGTGGTTACAGGGGAAATGAAGGCATCTTGGAATCTATCAATGAAAAGAGGTTTTCAGCGACAATAATCATCGACTCT GGACCTTTAAAAGGACGTCGAGTTGAAGATATCCAGTACGAAGACATTTCCAAACTCGCCTGA